The DNA segment TCTGCTGCGCGCTCTGCGGCCGTGTGGTCCGCCTGTTGCGAGGTCGACGCAGCTGTGAGGGCGTCGTCGGCTGCCTCGCACAACACGCCGGTCGTGTAACGGGCGTAGACCTTCAGGAAGTCGGCGACATGGTTGTAGGAAGTCTCGAGCCGGCCGAGTGCGGCGCGCATCTCCTCCAAGCCGTCGAGTTCCTCACCCGCGCGTGCGATGGCGGACTCGGACAGGGGCGGAAGCGCGTCGGAGAGGATCTGAGGCAGGCGCCCTTCGTCGATGCGGTTGCCTACGTCGGGAGAGCGCAGTGTGTGCAGAAGCTGCAAAAGCCCGTCGAATCGTTCCCGGCCTTGGTCGCCGTGCAGGCCGAACACAGCGGCTCGGACGCGGTCGCGATGGGTTTCGGGTGAGGCGGTGAGGCGGTCGGCCCCGATAGCCTCGATAAGGCCTTCCCGGGAAAGCGGAATGCGGCCAGGGTCCATCAGGGTGAGGTCGTCGTCGACTCGCAACGGCGTGAGGAAGTACCACGCTTTGGCCTCCTTTGTGCTGTGGGAGTAGCGCACCAGCGCACCCACGGTGAGGTACTCGACGGCGATCTCTGCCGCGGTGGTCCTGGTGAGCTCCAGCCATACGTATCCCAGGCGGTTGGGCTGTCCCTCACCGCCTGCGCGCATGAGGTCTTCCAGGCGGACTTTTCCTGAGCCGGTGGCGTCCATGCGCCGTCTGTCGGCGTCCAGCACGAAGGGCAGCAGCATCTCAAGTGCCCTGGACTTGCCCGACCCGTTCGAGCCGCGCAGGACGAGCCGGCCCCCTGAGAGGTCGAAACGCTGGTCGTAGTAGAACCAGACGTTGACGATCCCGGCGCGGTTCATCCGCCAGCGGTCGTGCTCCGGTTCGGGCGTACGCTGCCGGGGGAGTGGAACGGTGGTCATGGACTCTCCCCGGAAGTAGCCGCGTCGAACAGGATGTCTGTGTGCAGTGCGGTATCAGCGAACGCAGAGGTCTGCTGCGGAGACGGAGGGCGGACAGCCGACTTGCTGCGCAGGGACATACGGGGTTCAGGCCGGTAACGCGCCACGGCCGGGTGAAGCACCAGCCCGTCGGGCCGCGCCTGGCCCAAGGAGACCGACTCCAGGAGAGCGACGACGTCACCTCTGAGCCGTGCCGGGTCAGCGACGTAGGCGGCCGACCATGCCTTGGCGTACCTGCTGACAAGGTGGGCGAGCTCTTCGTCCACCACATGCCATGGCGTGAGCAGGCCATGGACGGCAGGGGTGTTGCCGGTCGCCTTGTTGCCGGAGGCGGGGCGTCCCAGGTCGGTCAGAGCATCGGCGAGGAGCAGGGCTGCCTGACGCACCGTTCCCGTGCCGGGAAACTCCACGTCGCTCAGGGTTCCCTCGACGTCGTAGGCCACAGCGCCCTCAGCCCGGACCTCGAGTGTCAGGCCGAAATGCTCTTCGAGCAGGCGTGTCAGTTCTGAGCGCTCACGCGACAGGACATCCCGCTCGTCGGCGGGCAGGTCCTCACGTCGGACCAGCGGGTTCTCCACCAGCTTGCGGCGCAGGCTGCGGCGCGGCTCGGCGAGCTCGCTGGGTGCCTGGGCGATCACATCCCGCAGAGAGTTCACGCCGCGCAGGGGACGGGGGAGGACGTGAGCGAGCAGAGGGCGGTGAATGGTCAGCAGAGCTTCCTCCTTCCTTTCGCTCCAGGCCACGAGCGAGCCGTCTGTCTCGGTCAGCACGCCCCAGTCGATGAGGAGGCCGATGGCCTGTACCAGGCGCCGGTTCTCAGCAGGTGTGTCCTGCAGGTCGACACGGGCGGTGGCCGCATCGGCGCGGATCTGCTCGATCAGCGAGGAGATCAAGAGCTGCTCTTCCGTACCAGGCGCAAGCAGAGCGGCGCAGGCGAGGGTGAACAGGGCGTACGTCTGTGGCGTGAAGACCGGGCTGTCGCCCCGCCGGACGTGGCGCTGCGGACTGTCACTGCTCGGCGGTGCTTTGACGAGCCGGGCGAAGGAATGCTCGACGATGAGGGGGTAGCCCAGGATCTGCGCGAACATGGACCGCAGAGCGGTGGAGTGACGCCGTACGAGTGCCAGCTCGGCGGGCTGCCGGTGCGCTGTCAGGATTGGCTGCGCGAGCAGGGTCCGGGCTGCGAGTTGTCGTTCTGCGGCCTCATGCTGTGCGGTGGTACCTCGGGATGCCAAGGGAGCGCTCACTGGCTGCTCCCGTCCGGGGAGGCAGCGGCGTCATGGCGCCGGGGCACGCCGGACAGCGTGCCGTCGGCGGCCGGTTTCTCGGCGGGAAGAGGCGGGCCGGCGGGCTTGGCTGCCGAAGCATGCAGGACGAGCCCGGTGAAGGTGGTGTCGCCGTCGTGGGCCAGGACGCGGGTTGCCTCGGCGGCCGAGGGAGCGGCGTGCACGGTGACGTCGAGGTCTGCCCCGGTGATGCTGACGGGTTCTGACAGAGAGGGATGCTGGACCAGCGCCTGGGAGACGAGGTCGAGCAGGAGGTCGCGGGCTGCGGGCGTCAGAGTCCTGCCGTTCAGTTGCCCCGCGGCGGCCAGCTCGGCCGCCGCAGCCTGCCGCTCGGCCTGCTCGGCCTCGAACTGGGCGGTCAGGCGTTCGCGGTCCAGTCCTGGATCAGGGATGCGTGCCGTGCGTCCCCGGGCCGCACGGTCGCCCCGTTCTCTGAGAGAGACGGGGACATCGACAGGATCGGTGTCCCACCAGGAGTGGGCCGGTGTTGCCCGAGGGTCCGCCTCGTCCGGGCCCAGCCCCATATGCCGTGCCGGGTAGGTGCCGTAGGCGGCCGCGAATCCCCGGTGTGCTTCCTCAGCGCTTGCCTGGGTGAACAGAGCGGCCAGGTGCAGAAGATCCGCCCGGCGCGTGCCGGTGGTTCCGGCCGACGCCAGCAGGCGCCGGGCGTTGGTGATCAGCTGGTTGAGAGCCGCTTCTGCGGCAGAGCGCAGATGCGAGGGTCCGGAGGGGCCCTCCGACCCGCTGTACCAGGCGAGCAGTTCGGTCCAGTCCGTGCGCTGGCGGCCTGGCAGGCGCTGAACCTGGGCAGGGTCTGCGGAGGTGAGGCCGGGCAGGTTGTCCAGGACGGCAAGGATGCTGCCGACGATCGGTTCGAGCTGCTCGAGCCGGTCCAGGACGGCGGGAGCGTGCCGGCTGACGTCTGTGTCGATCAGATCGACGTACTCCAGAAGGAGTCCCTTGAACGACGCGTACTCGTCGTCGACGAGGTCGTAGCGGGAGAGGACGGACGACAGGTAGGTGTAGAAGTCGCGAACGCTCTCGACGAAGATTTTCTGGTTGTTGAAGAGAGTGGTGACGTCAGCGGCCAGGGCCTCGGCATCAGCGGTGTGCGGCGTGCGCGCCTGGCGGAGGATGCGGTCCAGCAGCGTCACCATGCTGCCCAGCAGTTCGCGGGCGACCTCCCGCGCGCCGTCGCTCGTCTGCAGGATTTCGTCGATCTGGCGCTGGACCGCGCTGCCCAGCCTGGTGGTCTGGAACCGCCGTCTGGCGTGCTGGAACGCCGCCACGGTGGGCACGCGGGGGTCACGCATGGACGGCATCAGGTTCTTCCAGCCGACCAGCTTGATGCAGCGGTCCTCCGCTTGTTCCAGGGACAGGCGGATACCGCGTTCGGCCAGCCGGGTTCTGACGTCCTCGGCGGACAGGTCGGCCAGCAGTGTCTCGGTGAACAGCCGCATGATGGCCAGGTACTCGGTCGAGTGCTCGGCCGTGACGTGACGGTAGAGCAGCTGACGTTCGTCCGGCTCAGGATCCGGCGCGTGAGCGTCGAGACCTTCCTCCATTGCGACGTCTCCCCTTCGCCGTGACCGGGGCGCGGTAGGCGCCCTGCCGGTCAGCCTAGGAACATGGCACGTGTGACCTGCCGGGATGACTGATAGTCGCCGAAAGCTGACTGCTTCCGACCGTGTCCGTGTCTGGCCTCATCTGAGGTGCTGGGCGGCACGTCGAGAGACCGGCCCTGGCTTCGAATCTGCTGCAGAAGGGCGAACGCCTGCAGCGGTGAGATGTCGCCCCTGTTGCATCCGTGCGCCATGACGTCCTTGGTCCGCCACGTGGTGATGTCCTGACGCTCGGCGAAGTCGCAGGCGGCCCGGTCGTCGCTGAGCCAGATCGATTCCTTGAAGTCCTGCCAGCCTTCCAGGAGCACATCGGCGAGCCGCGGGTGGGCAGCAAGGGCGGAGGAGCGGGCCTCGTACGCGACGGCCTCGGTCCGTCTTCCGCGCCCGTCCAGGACGGTTCTGAGCAGGTCGAGGCGGTCGATGGAGGCGAAATTGCACAGCACGGTGTTGTCGGGAAAGCACCATCGGGTCAAGGATGGAAGGCCAGTTCTGGTGAGCTTGTCGCGACGGGCGGAGGGACGGGGGCTTCCTCGGGGCCGGCTTGGGGGTGGAAGAGATCCAGGAGTCGTTCGGGGCGCAGGCCTGTCACCGCGGCCACGGGCCGGATGCTGATGTCGCCCTTGGCGTAAGCGGCGATGGCCAGTTTCGCCAGACTCGCCGAGTACCAGCCGTCGCCGGCCTGCTGGGCGTGCTGCATGTGGCCTTCGGCATCGCCGCAGTGATCTGCAGCGATGCGCGTGGTGGCGCCGGACCACTGGCGGCGCTGTTCGTCGGTAATGATGCCCAGGGTTCTCAGCCGGGTCGCCATGGCGCTGGGGGAGACCTGGAAGTTCCAGGCCAGGGACAGGAACGCCGAGCGGTCGGTGACGGCCGCGTCGCCTGAACGGGCCATGAGCTCCTTGCTCGGCATGAGCAGCTCGGCGGCGAACGCGTTGGCCCGGATCTCGGCTTGACCCCGGTCGAGGCTGGGAGCGATGTGCTCGGCGAGGGGCTTGTCGGCGGCGTCGCCGGCGAGGATATGGCCGAGCTCGTGGGCGAGTGTGAAGCGCTGACGCGTCCACCCATCTGTGCGGCCGACGAGGATGAGCCGGAATGTTCCGCTGTCCCACGCCAGACCGTCGAGCCCGTCGGGCAGCGTGGTGGCGGCCGCGACCAGTCCGAATCTCTGCTCCCACAGTTCGGCGAGTGCCCGCACGGGCATGCCGCACGGGCTTGTGCCGATCACTGCCTGTGCTGCTTCGGCGAGGCGGGTGCCCTGCTCCAGGAGACTGCCGCTCTGCGGGGGCTTGGGCAGCGAGGGCCGGGAGACGGTGTAGCCGGCGGTTGCGAGTGCGTCGATCATCTCGGCGTGGCGGAGGGCTTCCTCCCTGCCGTCTTCGCACGACGCGCTGGTGGAGGGCTTGGTCCGCGCCGCCATGGAGGACAGTCCTTCGTGCGGCACGGTTCCGTTGAGCAGCCAGTCGACAGTGGTGTGCCCCAGCTCGGCGATCAGCGCGAGTTCCAGGGACGTGAAGCGGCGGGTGCCGTTGAGTGATTTGGACAGTTTGTCGGCGGACATGCCGAGGCGTCGCGCGAACTCACCCTGATTCTCGCCGGCGCTTTCGAGTACTCGGCGCACTCGCGCATTCAACGATTCAGTCACTACACCACCGTAATCAGGAGTTGCGAAAATCGCAACGAATTGATCGCGGCTGCACAACCTTGATCCGGCCTGGTCGCAGGGCTTCCCTCCGGTATACGCACCTGCATCGTGCACGGTGTGTAACGAGCGCGCCAGCCCTGCGTGACGCCTCCGGCGGCGAGAGACGAGGCGAGCACCTCTGCCGCGGGGGATGGACCTGCCGTGGTGGACGGTTGGTGTCATGTCAGATCCGCCAGGTTGTGGAGGTTCTCGCGGATGAAAGTGTCGCGTTCCGCGGCGCTCAGCCAGTGGGCCCTCGAGCCGCGGTGGTCCTTTTCGACCCACAGCACGTCGTTCACGGTCTCGGCGACCGGGCGCAGGTGGCTGATGACGGCCAGCAGTTTGTCGGCTCCGACATGGGTGCGCAGGACCTGCAGGGCACCGTCGAGACGGGCGGCGTCCAGGGTGCCGAAGCCCTCGTCGAGGAAGAGACTCTCCAGACGGGTGCCGCTGCGGCCGTGCATCTCCATCAGCGCGAGGGACAGAGCGAGTGAGGCCTGGAAGGTCTCTCCGCCGGAGAGGGTGCGCGAGCTGCGGCGGGCGTGGCTGGAGAGGTTGACAATGTCGAAGTCGGCGGCGAAGCCCAGCCGTCCGCCGGAGAGCTGTCGCAGCAGTTCGCTGCCGTGGGCGAGCAGAGCGCGGGTGCGCAGGTCGGTGAGATGGCCGAGGAATTTCCCGTCCGTCAGGTGGGCGCTCACCGCTTGCCAGGCGGCCAGCTGGCGCTCCCCGGCGCTGATGGCTGCCCTCAGCCGGTCCTTGTGCGGAATCTGTGACAGGGCCCGCTCCTCCTCCTGCAGGGCACGCGCGGCCTCATTGCGCAGGGTGCCGGCGTAGCTGCTCAGGCTGTCCAGGAGGGTGGGCTCCAGCGGATCTGTTTCGGGGTTCATCTGCAGTACGGTGCTGCCGGGGTAGG comes from the Streptomyces sp. NBC_00525 genome and includes:
- a CDS encoding helix-turn-helix domain-containing protein; translation: MTESLNARVRRVLESAGENQGEFARRLGMSADKLSKSLNGTRRFTSLELALIAELGHTTVDWLLNGTVPHEGLSSMAARTKPSTSASCEDGREEALRHAEMIDALATAGYTVSRPSLPKPPQSGSLLEQGTRLAEAAQAVIGTSPCGMPVRALAELWEQRFGLVAAATTLPDGLDGLAWDSGTFRLILVGRTDGWTRQRFTLAHELGHILAGDAADKPLAEHIAPSLDRGQAEIRANAFAAELLMPSKELMARSGDAAVTDRSAFLSLAWNFQVSPSAMATRLRTLGIITDEQRRQWSGATTRIAADHCGDAEGHMQHAQQAGDGWYSASLAKLAIAAYAKGDISIRPVAAVTGLRPERLLDLFHPQAGPEEAPVPPPVATSSPELAFHP
- a CDS encoding TIGR02677 family protein, with translation MEEGLDAHAPDPEPDERQLLYRHVTAEHSTEYLAIMRLFTETLLADLSAEDVRTRLAERGIRLSLEQAEDRCIKLVGWKNLMPSMRDPRVPTVAAFQHARRRFQTTRLGSAVQRQIDEILQTSDGAREVARELLGSMVTLLDRILRQARTPHTADAEALAADVTTLFNNQKIFVESVRDFYTYLSSVLSRYDLVDDEYASFKGLLLEYVDLIDTDVSRHAPAVLDRLEQLEPIVGSILAVLDNLPGLTSADPAQVQRLPGRQRTDWTELLAWYSGSEGPSGPSHLRSAAEAALNQLITNARRLLASAGTTGTRRADLLHLAALFTQASAEEAHRGFAAAYGTYPARHMGLGPDEADPRATPAHSWWDTDPVDVPVSLRERGDRAARGRTARIPDPGLDRERLTAQFEAEQAERQAAAAELAAAGQLNGRTLTPAARDLLLDLVSQALVQHPSLSEPVSITGADLDVTVHAAPSAAEATRVLAHDGDTTFTGLVLHASAAKPAGPPLPAEKPAADGTLSGVPRRHDAAASPDGSSQ
- a CDS encoding TIGR02678 family protein, whose product is MSAPLASRGTTAQHEAAERQLAARTLLAQPILTAHRQPAELALVRRHSTALRSMFAQILGYPLIVEHSFARLVKAPPSSDSPQRHVRRGDSPVFTPQTYALFTLACAALLAPGTEEQLLISSLIEQIRADAATARVDLQDTPAENRRLVQAIGLLIDWGVLTETDGSLVAWSERKEEALLTIHRPLLAHVLPRPLRGVNSLRDVIAQAPSELAEPRRSLRRKLVENPLVRREDLPADERDVLSRERSELTRLLEEHFGLTLEVRAEGAVAYDVEGTLSDVEFPGTGTVRQAALLLADALTDLGRPASGNKATGNTPAVHGLLTPWHVVDEELAHLVSRYAKAWSAAYVADPARLRGDVVALLESVSLGQARPDGLVLHPAVARYRPEPRMSLRSKSAVRPPSPQQTSAFADTALHTDILFDAATSGESP